One Phocaeicola dorei genomic region harbors:
- the mdh gene encoding malate dehydrogenase, with translation MSKVTVVGAGNVGATCANVLAFNEVADEVVMLDVKEGVSEGKAMDMMQTAQLLGFDTNIVGCTNDYEKTANSDVVVITSGIPRKPGMTREELIGVNAGIVKSVAQNILKYSPNAIIVVISNPMDTMTYLSLKALGLPKNRIIGMGGALDSSRFKYFLSQALGCNANEVEGMVIGGHGDTTMIPLTRFATYKGMPVSNFLSEEKLQEVASATMVGGATLTKLLGTSAWYAPGAAGAFVVESIIHNQGKMVPCSVYLEGEYGESDICCGVPVILGKNGIEKIVELPLNEEEKAKFAASAAAVRKTNAALHEVGAL, from the coding sequence ATGTCAAAAGTAACCGTAGTAGGCGCAGGTAACGTAGGTGCTACATGTGCAAATGTTCTTGCTTTTAACGAAGTAGCAGACGAAGTAGTAATGCTGGACGTTAAAGAAGGCGTATCAGAAGGTAAGGCAATGGATATGATGCAGACTGCTCAGTTGTTGGGCTTCGACACAAACATTGTAGGTTGCACTAACGATTATGAAAAAACAGCTAACTCTGACGTTGTGGTTATCACTTCAGGTATTCCCCGTAAGCCGGGTATGACCCGTGAAGAACTGATTGGTGTTAATGCAGGCATCGTTAAGTCAGTTGCTCAGAATATCTTAAAGTATTCTCCTAATGCTATCATCGTAGTTATCTCTAACCCGATGGATACCATGACTTATTTGTCATTGAAAGCTTTGGGCTTGCCTAAGAATAGAATCATCGGTATGGGTGGTGCTTTGGATAGTTCACGTTTCAAATATTTCTTGTCTCAAGCTTTGGGTTGCAACGCTAATGAAGTGGAAGGTATGGTTATCGGTGGTCACGGTGATACTACTATGATTCCTTTGACTCGTTTTGCTACTTACAAAGGTATGCCTGTTTCTAACTTCTTGTCTGAAGAAAAATTGCAGGAAGTTGCTTCTGCTACTATGGTAGGCGGTGCTACTTTGACTAAGTTGCTGGGTACTTCTGCATGGTATGCTCCGGGTGCAGCTGGTGCATTTGTTGTTGAATCTATTATCCACAACCAAGGTAAGATGGTTCCTTGTTCAGTTTATTTGGAAGGTGAATATGGGGAATCAGATATTTGCTGTGGTGTGCCTGTAATCTTGGGTAAGAACGGTATTGAAAAGATCGTTGAATTGCCTTTGAACGAAGAAGAAAAAGCTAAATTTGCTGCAAGTGCTGCTGCTGTTCGCAAGACTAATGCTGCTTTGCATGAAGTAGGTGCTCTTTAA
- a CDS encoding IbrB-like domain-containing protein encodes MKEEFESPVYHVHRVPVEKVRANSYNPNHVAAPEMKLLELSIWEDGYTMPCVCYYIPDEDIYELVDGYHRYCVLKTSKRVFEREKGLLPVVVIEKDLSNRMASTIRHNRARGTHSIELMVDIVAELTKAGMSDEWIKKNIGMDADELLRLKQISGLMELFADREFTIPEP; translated from the coding sequence ATGAAAGAAGAATTCGAAAGTCCTGTGTATCACGTGCACAGAGTACCGGTGGAAAAGGTACGTGCCAACAGTTATAATCCAAACCACGTAGCTGCTCCTGAAATGAAGTTGCTGGAATTAAGCATTTGGGAAGATGGCTATACTATGCCTTGTGTATGTTATTATATTCCCGATGAAGATATATATGAACTGGTAGACGGGTATCATCGTTATTGTGTGCTTAAAACTTCAAAACGTGTGTTCGAACGAGAAAAAGGTTTACTTCCCGTGGTCGTTATAGAAAAAGACCTTTCAAACAGAATGGCAAGCACTATCCGCCACAACCGCGCCCGCGGCACTCACAGCATTGAATTGATGGTAGATATCGTGGCAGAACTGACCAAAGCCGGAATGAGTGACGAATGGATAAAAAAGAATATTGGTATGGATGCCGACGAACTTTTACGACTCAAACAGATATCCGGCTTAATGGAACTCTTTGCTGACAGGGAATTCACAATACCTGAACCATAA
- a CDS encoding calycin-like domain-containing protein: protein MKKNLFYYLFAMICSVALFASCSDDDDEVTGLTIDQVVGTFTGQLEVLNQSIPGTSIFVTKVDANTVKVELKDFKFSGLTIGDISAECKVALDREGDDFDLNGQATLTVAALGNIELPISITGEVDAKELDIDINITNVPALNTLKVEFEGTK, encoded by the coding sequence ATGAAAAAGAATTTGTTTTATTACCTGTTTGCAATGATCTGCTCAGTGGCATTGTTCGCATCTTGTAGCGATGATGACGATGAGGTAACAGGATTGACTATTGATCAGGTGGTGGGTACTTTCACTGGCCAATTGGAAGTGTTGAATCAATCAATTCCTGGCACTTCTATCTTTGTAACTAAGGTAGATGCCAATACAGTGAAAGTGGAATTGAAAGATTTTAAATTCAGTGGATTGACAATTGGTGACATTAGTGCAGAGTGCAAAGTTGCTTTGGATAGAGAAGGGGATGATTTTGACCTGAATGGACAGGCTACTTTGACTGTGGCAGCTTTGGGGAACATTGAATTGCCTATTTCTATTACAGGTGAGGTGGATGCCAAAGAACTGGATATTGATATCAATATCACCAATGTACCGGCACTTAACACGTTGAAAGTGGAATTTGAAGGAACTAAATAA
- a CDS encoding DUF3440 domain-containing protein: MNNKRTKGENVYQLVQKRLKFLFNEFDNIYVSFSGGKDSGVLLNLCIQYIREHNLDRKIGVYHMDYEAQYQMTTEYVEQTFRENQDILEIYHVCVPFKVVTCASMFQTYWRPWDESMHAHWVRPMPKNCYKKEDFPFYNEEMWDYTFQTSFASWYHKKHDAVRTCCLVGIRTQESLDRWRTIHGNNRLNSYHNLMWTRRLGYDLYNAYPIYDWTTEDIWTAYARFKWPFNQMYELYYKAGVPLDRQRVASPFLSTAQETLKLYKAIDPNTWGRMLGRVNGVNFTGIYGGTRAMGWQNIKLPEGYTWKEYMYFLLDTLPEETKQSYLEKLRVSREFWKYKGGCLDLSTIRKLTDLGIKFYVQKKTNYKTDKLPVQMDYLDDIDIAEFKEIPTYKRMCICILKNDHVCKYMGFALTKKEKLRRDRVMQKYKNIIR; this comes from the coding sequence ATGAATAATAAAAGAACTAAAGGGGAAAATGTTTATCAACTCGTTCAAAAGAGGCTCAAATTCTTATTCAACGAATTTGATAATATCTATGTTTCTTTTTCTGGAGGAAAAGATAGTGGTGTCTTGCTCAATTTATGTATCCAATATATCAGAGAGCATAATCTGGACAGGAAAATCGGAGTATACCACATGGACTATGAAGCACAGTATCAAATGACCACAGAGTATGTGGAACAAACGTTCAGAGAAAATCAGGATATATTGGAAATCTACCATGTCTGTGTCCCTTTCAAAGTAGTGACTTGTGCTTCTATGTTCCAAACTTATTGGCGCCCTTGGGACGAAAGCATGCACGCCCACTGGGTAAGGCCTATGCCTAAAAACTGTTATAAGAAAGAAGATTTCCCATTCTACAATGAGGAAATGTGGGACTACACCTTCCAAACTTCATTCGCCTCGTGGTACCATAAAAAGCATGATGCAGTACGCACTTGCTGCCTGGTTGGCATCCGAACTCAAGAGAGCCTAGACCGATGGAGAACTATTCACGGTAACAATCGTCTGAACAGCTATCACAACCTGATGTGGACCCGCAGACTAGGATACGATTTATACAATGCCTACCCTATCTATGACTGGACTACCGAAGATATATGGACAGCATACGCCCGTTTCAAATGGCCATTCAACCAAATGTACGAGCTTTATTATAAAGCCGGAGTACCTTTGGACAGACAACGTGTAGCCAGTCCGTTCCTCAGCACAGCACAGGAAACCTTGAAATTGTACAAAGCCATCGATCCCAATACTTGGGGGAGAATGTTAGGCCGAGTAAACGGAGTAAACTTTACCGGAATCTATGGTGGAACCCGTGCCATGGGATGGCAAAACATCAAATTACCAGAAGGCTACACATGGAAAGAGTATATGTACTTCCTGTTAGATACGTTACCCGAAGAAACCAAACAGTCTTATTTGGAAAAACTAAGAGTAAGCCGGGAATTCTGGAAATACAAGGGAGGATGCCTAGATTTATCAACTATACGCAAGTTAACTGATTTGGGCATAAAATTCTACGTACAAAAGAAAACAAACTACAAGACAGACAAACTTCCTGTTCAAATGGATTATCTAGACGATATAGACATCGCAGAGTTCAAAGAAATCCCCACTTATAAACGTATGTGTATTTGCATTCTGAAAAATGACCATGTATGTAAATATATGGGATTTGCCCTAACTAAAAAAGAAAAGTTAAGAAGAGACAGAGTGATGCAGAAATATAAAAACATTATCAGATGA
- the gdhA gene encoding NADP-specific glutamate dehydrogenase, with product MDINQIMTSLEAKHPGESEYLQAVKEVLLSIEDIYNQHPEFEKASLIERLVEPDRIFTFKVPWVDDKGKVQVNLGYRVQFNNAIGPYKGGIRFHASVNLSILKFLGFEQTFKNALTTLPMGGGKGGSDFSPRGKSDAEIMRFCQAFMLELWRHVGPDMDVPAGDIGVGGREVGYMFGMYKKLTREFTGTFTGKGLEFGGSLIRPEATGFGGLYFVNQMLKAKGIDIKGKTVAVSGFGNVAWGAVTKATELGAKVVTISGPDGYIYDPDGVSGDKIDYMLELRASGNDIVAPYAEKYPNSTFVAGRRPWEVKVDIALPCATQNELNGEDACNLIKNSVLCIGEISNMGCTPEAIDAFIENKLMYAPGKAVNAGGVATSGLEMSQNAMHMSWSAQEVDDKLHQIMYGIHEQCVKYGTEPDGYINYVKGANIAGFMKVAHAMMAQGIV from the coding sequence ATGGATATTAATCAAATCATGACCTCCCTGGAGGCAAAACACCCTGGTGAATCAGAGTACTTGCAGGCTGTAAAAGAAGTCCTGCTTTCTATTGAGGATATATACAATCAACATCCGGAATTTGAGAAAGCGTCCTTGATTGAGAGATTGGTGGAACCCGACCGTATCTTTACATTTAAGGTGCCTTGGGTAGATGATAAAGGAAAAGTACAGGTAAACTTAGGTTACCGCGTTCAATTCAATAATGCAATCGGTCCGTACAAAGGCGGTATCCGTTTCCATGCTTCTGTAAACCTCTCCATTCTGAAATTCTTAGGATTTGAGCAAACATTCAAAAATGCACTGACCACATTGCCTATGGGCGGTGGTAAAGGTGGCTCCGATTTCTCACCACGTGGTAAGAGCGATGCTGAGATCATGCGTTTCTGCCAAGCATTCATGCTTGAATTGTGGCGCCACGTAGGTCCTGATATGGATGTTCCTGCCGGTGACATCGGTGTAGGTGGCCGTGAAGTAGGATATATGTTCGGTATGTATAAAAAGTTAACCCGTGAATTTACAGGTACCTTCACTGGTAAAGGCTTGGAATTTGGCGGTTCGTTAATTCGGCCTGAAGCAACCGGTTTTGGTGGTCTTTACTTCGTAAACCAAATGCTGAAAGCAAAAGGAATTGATATTAAAGGTAAAACGGTAGCTGTTTCCGGTTTCGGTAATGTAGCTTGGGGTGCCGTGACTAAAGCAACTGAATTAGGCGCAAAAGTAGTCACGATCTCCGGACCCGACGGCTATATTTATGATCCGGACGGTGTAAGTGGCGATAAAATTGATTATATGTTGGAATTACGTGCGTCAGGCAATGATATCGTAGCTCCATACGCAGAGAAATATCCAAACTCAACATTCGTTGCCGGACGTCGTCCGTGGGAAGTTAAAGTAGATATTGCACTTCCGTGTGCAACTCAAAACGAATTAAATGGCGAAGATGCTTGTAATTTAATAAAAAATTCCGTTCTTTGCATTGGAGAAATTTCTAATATGGGTTGTACTCCGGAAGCAATTGATGCGTTTATTGAAAACAAACTAATGTATGCACCAGGTAAAGCCGTAAATGCCGGAGGTGTAGCTACCTCAGGTTTGGAAATGAGTCAAAATGCGATGCATATGAGTTGGAGTGCACAAGAAGTAGATGATAAGTTACATCAAATTATGTATGGTATTCATGAACAATGTGTGAAATATGGTACTGAACCTGATGGATATATCAACTATGTAAAAGGAGCAAATATTGCAGGCTTTATGAAAGTAGCTCATGCCATGATGGCCCAAGGAATTGTTTAA
- a CDS encoding GLUG motif-containing protein yields the protein MKYNSLIIGLSVLALQSCTDNLVYTGADIEVVLTGNTYKAAFTESSPVSTFNSGNQILLNASGSLQIDNRILTYMDNQWKAENEFSWSDITGKTNITALYPVYPDLDYIQENLYKNNSLEDILYVKDEFPTGNSIHLQFKHLFSLLTLYLDRDLQTNLQKIEITCPAVSSIIPKSAEIVPADNETHTTTIAQVSPSGNYSFIVPPVKNMVIAINMVTNGKKYTTQLETKSFTGNKEYTYHLKTSEKTPGIITAEDWIAFSQLINSNTFTQYKGKTLDDFGETMNGITIYYLLNDIDFKDVDCTELKQIGYAQTNYYFSQIFDGQNHTLYNIPINSSNGTTGVFGAVNITGIVKNLHIESSKVSITSKSKSTAEGTSILVGRNKGKILNCFVKECQITANPTKTNQSANTGGIAGTSTGEITNCYVTNTQIVYDADSKIKAEPAGGIAGSIQTQGLITNCYSANNIIKNRESYNGGICGKALDGAHIENCYVYNIDLITTKGLFAGIAANSFFIHNYYDNAKITFIGKNNSGNQLSKNAQYTGTFMNKENIPIYQLLNQWINETAPTLYPGYLFTRWTDGGENLPAVFISETQKSK from the coding sequence TTGAAATATAACTCATTAATAATAGGATTGTCGGTCCTAGCTTTGCAAAGCTGCACCGACAATCTTGTTTATACAGGGGCCGATATCGAGGTAGTACTCACAGGCAATACATACAAAGCAGCTTTCACAGAAAGCTCCCCTGTTTCCACTTTTAACTCCGGCAATCAAATCCTGCTGAATGCTTCCGGCAGTCTTCAAATAGACAACAGAATTCTGACTTATATGGACAACCAATGGAAAGCAGAAAATGAATTTAGCTGGAGTGACATAACAGGAAAAACAAATATTACGGCGCTATATCCTGTCTATCCTGATTTGGACTATATCCAAGAAAATCTTTATAAAAACAATTCGTTGGAAGACATACTGTATGTCAAGGATGAATTTCCAACCGGAAATTCCATCCATTTACAGTTCAAACATTTATTTTCTCTTCTGACACTGTATTTGGACAGAGATTTACAGACCAATCTTCAGAAAATAGAAATAACATGTCCTGCTGTTTCCTCTATTATCCCAAAATCCGCTGAAATAGTTCCAGCGGATAATGAAACACATACGACTACTATTGCCCAAGTTTCTCCTTCCGGAAATTATTCGTTTATAGTCCCTCCTGTCAAAAACATGGTCATCGCCATAAATATGGTGACGAATGGAAAGAAATATACAACACAACTAGAAACAAAGTCTTTTACTGGTAACAAAGAATATACTTATCACTTAAAGACATCTGAAAAAACTCCGGGAATTATTACTGCTGAAGATTGGATTGCGTTCAGCCAACTTATTAATAGCAATACATTTACCCAATACAAAGGAAAAACATTGGACGATTTCGGAGAAACGATGAATGGAATAACCATTTATTATTTATTGAATGACATTGATTTTAAAGATGTGGATTGTACTGAGTTAAAGCAAATAGGATATGCCCAAACAAACTATTACTTTTCCCAAATCTTTGACGGACAAAATCACACCCTTTACAATATACCTATCAATTCCAGCAATGGCACCACAGGTGTATTCGGAGCTGTCAATATCACCGGCATAGTTAAAAATCTTCATATCGAATCCAGCAAAGTATCTATCACATCAAAAAGCAAGAGCACAGCAGAAGGTACAAGCATTTTAGTCGGACGCAATAAAGGCAAAATACTAAATTGTTTCGTTAAAGAGTGCCAAATTACAGCCAATCCAACCAAAACGAACCAATCAGCCAATACAGGAGGCATAGCAGGAACTTCAACAGGGGAAATCACCAATTGCTATGTTACCAACACCCAAATCGTTTATGACGCAGATTCAAAAATAAAAGCAGAACCAGCCGGCGGAATAGCAGGTTCCATCCAAACTCAAGGTTTGATAACAAACTGCTACTCTGCCAACAACATAATAAAGAACAGAGAAAGTTACAATGGTGGAATATGCGGAAAGGCTTTGGATGGAGCGCACATTGAAAATTGTTATGTCTATAACATAGATCTAATTACGACCAAAGGATTATTTGCAGGTATAGCTGCCAACTCTTTCTTCATCCACAACTACTATGATAATGCAAAAATAACCTTTATCGGAAAAAATAACAGTGGGAATCAGTTGTCTAAAAATGCCCAATACACAGGTACTTTTATGAATAAGGAAAACATTCCTATCTACCAGCTTCTCAACCAATGGATAAATGAAACCGCTCCTACCCTTTATCCCGGTTACCTCTTTACCCGATGGACTGATGGAGGAGAAAATCTTCCTGCCGTTTTCATTTCAGAAACACAAAAAAGTAAGTGA
- a CDS encoding PEP/pyruvate-binding domain-containing protein, which produces MLSKLKLNQLYFKDTSFVNLMTKRIFNVLLVANPYDAFMLEDDGRIDEKIFNEYMNLSLRYPPRFTQVSTEEAAWKQLENTTFDLVICMPGSDNSDTFEIARSIKEQYPHIPLVVLTPFSHGITARMEHEDLSIFEYVFCWLGNTDLLVSIIKLIEDKMNLEHDIKEVGVQMILLVEDSIRFYSSVLPNLYKFVLKQSQEFATEALNAHQRTLRMRGRPKIVLARTYEEAMDLYNKYQNNVLGVITDARYPRGGVVDPMAGIKLLAEIRSRDPFVPLILQSAEVDNKVYASRYGASFVDKNSKKMNIDLREIVSDDFGFGDFIFRNPDTLEEVARVHNLKELQNVIFAIPKESLLYHISRNHVSRWLYSRAMFPPAEFLKQITWDSLQDIDAHRRIIFEAIVKYRKMKNQGVVAVFQRDRFDRYSNFARIGEGSLGGKGRGLAFIDNMVKRHVEFDEFENATVVIPKTVVLCTDIFDEFMDTNSLYQVALSDADDDTILKAFLRAKLPDRLVEDFFAFFDVVKSPIAIRSSSLLEDSHYQPFAGIYSTYMIPYLDDKYEMLRMLSDAIKGVYASVFFRDSKAYMQATSNVIDQEKMAVILQQVVGTQYGDRFYPSISGVARSLNYYPIGDEKAEEGTVSLALGLGKYIVDGGLTLRVCPYHPNQVLQTSEMEIALRETQTQFYALDLKNTGHNFSLDDGFNLLKLPVKEADNDGALTFIASTYDPYDMIIRDGIYPGGRKVITFANVLQHDVFPLPRILQLVQEYGQSEMRRPVEIEFAVTLNQQKKNGTFYLLQIRPMVDVKANLEEDLNLIKDKDVLLKSNNSLGHGIMEDIQDVIYVKTDGYTASNNPTIAYEIEKMNRKFLDEGKHYILVGPGRWGSSDSWLGIPVKWPHISAARVIVEAGLTNYRVDPSQGTHFFQNLTSFGVGYFTINAYMKDGIYNQEVLDTRPAIEETRFIRHVRFDKPLIVKMDGKKKLGVVMLPE; this is translated from the coding sequence ATGCTCAGCAAGTTAAAATTAAATCAGTTGTATTTCAAGGATACCTCGTTTGTAAACCTCATGACCAAACGGATTTTTAATGTTCTTTTGGTAGCAAATCCGTATGATGCTTTTATGTTGGAGGATGACGGGCGTATAGATGAGAAGATATTTAATGAATATATGAACCTCAGTCTTCGCTATCCGCCGCGTTTTACACAAGTTTCTACTGAGGAGGCTGCCTGGAAGCAATTGGAGAATACTACATTTGATTTGGTGATTTGTATGCCCGGATCTGATAACAGTGATACATTTGAAATTGCACGCAGCATAAAAGAACAATACCCTCATATTCCGCTGGTGGTACTGACCCCGTTCTCGCATGGTATTACGGCACGTATGGAGCATGAGGATCTGAGCATTTTTGAATATGTGTTTTGCTGGTTGGGGAATACGGACCTGTTAGTATCTATCATCAAGCTGATAGAAGATAAGATGAATTTGGAACATGATATTAAAGAGGTGGGAGTGCAGATGATTTTATTGGTGGAAGATTCCATCCGGTTCTATTCTTCCGTGTTGCCTAACTTATATAAATTTGTGTTGAAGCAAAGTCAGGAATTTGCCACAGAGGCTTTGAATGCTCACCAGCGTACATTGCGTATGCGGGGACGTCCCAAAATTGTATTGGCACGTACTTACGAGGAGGCGATGGATTTATATAATAAATATCAGAATAATGTATTAGGTGTGATTACGGATGCACGTTACCCACGTGGTGGTGTGGTGGATCCAATGGCAGGTATTAAATTGCTGGCGGAGATACGTTCCAGGGATCCGTTTGTTCCTCTTATTTTACAGTCGGCCGAGGTAGATAACAAGGTGTATGCTTCCCGGTATGGTGCTAGCTTTGTGGATAAGAATTCCAAGAAGATGAATATAGACTTGCGTGAAATTGTGTCTGATGATTTTGGTTTCGGGGATTTCATTTTCCGTAATCCCGATACATTGGAAGAAGTGGCCCGTGTTCATAATTTGAAGGAATTACAGAATGTTATTTTTGCTATTCCTAAAGAATCTCTTCTTTACCATATCAGTCGTAATCACGTATCCCGCTGGCTGTATTCTCGTGCCATGTTTCCACCTGCCGAGTTTTTAAAGCAGATAACTTGGGATTCTTTGCAGGATATTGATGCTCATCGCCGTATAATCTTTGAGGCTATTGTGAAGTATCGTAAGATGAAGAATCAAGGTGTGGTGGCTGTGTTCCAACGTGATCGTTTTGACCGTTATTCTAATTTTGCCCGTATCGGTGAGGGGTCATTGGGGGGGAAAGGACGTGGTTTGGCTTTTATAGACAATATGGTAAAGCGTCACGTGGAATTTGATGAGTTTGAAAATGCGACGGTAGTCATTCCTAAAACGGTGGTGCTTTGTACAGATATCTTTGATGAATTCATGGATACCAACAGCCTATATCAAGTAGCATTGAGTGATGCGGATGATGACACGATATTGAAGGCTTTTCTTCGTGCCAAGTTGCCCGACCGTCTGGTGGAAGATTTCTTTGCTTTCTTTGATGTGGTGAAATCGCCTATAGCCATCCGTTCCTCTAGCTTGCTTGAAGATTCTCATTATCAGCCTTTTGCTGGAATATATTCTACTTATATGATTCCTTATTTAGATGATAAATATGAGATGCTCCGTATGTTGAGCGATGCCATAAAAGGGGTGTATGCTTCTGTTTTCTTCAGAGACAGCAAGGCGTATATGCAGGCAACCAGCAATGTGATAGACCAGGAGAAGATGGCTGTTATTTTGCAACAGGTGGTCGGTACACAGTATGGTGACCGTTTTTATCCTTCTATTTCGGGGGTGGCACGTTCGCTCAACTACTACCCCATAGGAGATGAAAAAGCCGAAGAGGGAACTGTGAGTCTTGCTTTGGGGCTGGGTAAATATATTGTAGACGGAGGTCTGACTCTGAGGGTGTGTCCTTATCATCCTAACCAAGTGTTGCAGACCAGTGAGATGGAAATTGCTCTTCGTGAGACGCAGACTCAGTTTTATGCGCTTGATTTGAAGAATACGGGGCATAACTTTTCTTTGGATGACGGTTTTAATTTGTTGAAGCTTCCGGTGAAAGAAGCTGATAATGATGGAGCCTTAACTTTCATTGCTTCCACGTATGATCCGTATGATATGATTATCCGTGACGGAATTTATCCGGGAGGCCGGAAGGTGATAACATTTGCCAATGTGTTGCAACATGATGTATTTCCTTTGCCTCGTATTTTGCAATTGGTACAGGAATACGGGCAAAGTGAGATGAGGCGTCCTGTTGAGATAGAGTTTGCTGTGACATTGAACCAGCAAAAGAAGAATGGTACTTTCTATTTATTGCAGATTCGTCCGATGGTCGATGTGAAAGCCAATCTTGAGGAGGATTTGAACCTTATTAAGGATAAGGATGTTCTTTTAAAGAGTAATAATTCACTGGGACATGGCATTATGGAGGACATTCAGGATGTGATTTATGTGAAAACAGATGGTTATACTGCTTCCAATAATCCGACCATTGCTTATGAAATAGAAAAGATGAACCGTAAATTCTTGGATGAAGGGAAACATTATATATTGGTAGGTCCGGGACGCTGGGGAAGCAGCGATTCGTGGCTGGGCATTCCTGTGAAATGGCCCCATATTTCGGCCGCACGTGTCATTGTGGAGGCGGGGCTGACTAATTATCGTGTGGATCCTAGTCAGGGAACTCACTTCTTTCAGAATCTGACTTCCTTCGGAGTCGGTTATTTCACAATCAATGCCTATATGAAGGATGGTATCTATAACCAAGAGGTACTGGATACCCGGCCGGCTATTGAAGAAACCAGGTTCATTCGTCATGTACGGTTTGATAAACCATTGATAGTGAAGATGGATGGAAAGAAGAAGCTGGGGGTAGTGATGTTGCCGGAATAA
- a CDS encoding IS5 family transposase, giving the protein MTQYPTDLTEKQWQVIKNILEPQARNRKHSLKEIMNAILYINKTGCQWRMLPSDFAPWQTVYYYFRKWKLEGVFEEVMDTLHAFIRKQAGRQESPSLGIMDSRSVKTSHHVDSDRGIDGNKKIKGRKEHIIVDTLGLPLAVAIHEANLHDSKGAPQAIEKLAYKFPRLVKILADGGYRGDLADWVKKKFGWILEVVLRPDECPSKFQVLPKRWIVERSFSWLENFRRLTIDYEFLAETAEAMVQIAFIQIMLNRFIE; this is encoded by the coding sequence ATGACACAGTATCCAACCGACCTGACTGAAAAACAGTGGCAAGTTATAAAAAATATTTTAGAGCCGCAAGCGAGGAACCGAAAACATTCGCTTAAAGAGATAATGAATGCCATCCTTTATATCAACAAGACCGGCTGCCAGTGGCGTATGCTTCCTTCTGACTTCGCCCCTTGGCAAACCGTCTATTACTACTTCCGTAAATGGAAGCTTGAAGGCGTGTTTGAAGAAGTGATGGATACCTTGCACGCTTTCATCCGTAAACAGGCAGGACGGCAGGAAAGTCCCAGTCTTGGCATCATGGATTCCAGAAGCGTAAAGACTTCCCATCATGTTGATTCAGACCGTGGTATAGACGGGAACAAGAAAATCAAAGGACGGAAAGAGCACATCATTGTCGATACGCTTGGCCTTCCGTTAGCCGTCGCAATCCATGAGGCCAACCTGCATGACAGCAAGGGCGCCCCACAAGCCATAGAAAAACTCGCTTATAAATTTCCGCGTTTGGTGAAAATCCTGGCGGACGGAGGCTACAGGGGAGATTTGGCTGATTGGGTCAAGAAGAAATTCGGATGGATATTGGAGGTCGTACTCAGACCGGACGAATGTCCATCCAAATTTCAGGTACTGCCCAAACGCTGGATTGTGGAACGCTCTTTCTCATGGCTGGAAAACTTCAGAAGGCTGACCATCGATTACGAATTCCTTGCTGAAACCGCAGAAGCTATGGTACAGATTGCATTCATCCAAATCATGCTTAACAGATTTATCGAATGA